A window from Chloroflexota bacterium encodes these proteins:
- a CDS encoding Ldh family oxidoreductase: MLERFKVPKQDEVRVPIESLQIVIQAIFEKMGNSESDAAEAAEVLSMTDLRGVETHGVSNMLRAYVTQYTSGQVNPQPDWRIERETRGTAVINADKGLGVVLGKRAMNIAIEKARDVGFGVVTMNNGAHLGAVGHFSMLAAQQDMVGMCATSAGRGVLPTFGAEGRFGTNPISIAAPANTEAPLLFDAATSQIAGNKFSLARRVGSDLLPGWISDEEGAPIMEETPVPGGEGVNYGSLLPMGGTRENGSHKGYGFLMIVDILCAFMSGSVPAVFDEEYFESGYKHYFAAYNIAAFTDVAEFKDNMDQMLRTLRETPPEPGSERVLYPGLAEYEEEQDRRANGTILHTEVIGWFEEICDELEIPHLQTY; this comes from the coding sequence ATGCTCGAACGATTCAAAGTACCCAAGCAAGACGAAGTGCGCGTTCCCATCGAGTCGCTCCAAATCGTGATTCAGGCGATATTCGAGAAGATGGGCAACTCGGAATCCGATGCGGCGGAAGCGGCGGAAGTACTGTCCATGACCGACCTGCGCGGCGTGGAGACTCACGGCGTTTCCAATATGCTGCGCGCGTATGTTACCCAGTACACCAGCGGGCAGGTCAACCCGCAGCCGGACTGGCGCATCGAGCGCGAGACACGCGGCACGGCGGTCATCAACGCCGACAAGGGGCTTGGCGTCGTGCTGGGCAAGCGCGCGATGAACATCGCCATCGAGAAGGCGCGCGATGTCGGATTCGGCGTGGTAACGATGAACAACGGCGCGCACCTCGGCGCTGTCGGGCACTTCTCCATGCTAGCCGCGCAGCAGGATATGGTCGGAATGTGCGCCACATCCGCCGGCAGGGGCGTCCTGCCCACATTCGGCGCGGAAGGACGCTTCGGCACGAACCCAATATCCATTGCCGCGCCTGCGAACACCGAAGCGCCGCTGCTGTTCGACGCCGCCACATCGCAGATTGCCGGCAACAAGTTCTCACTCGCGCGCAGAGTCGGCTCCGACCTGCTGCCCGGCTGGATTTCCGACGAAGAAGGCGCGCCGATTATGGAAGAGACGCCCGTTCCCGGTGGCGAGGGCGTGAACTACGGCAGCCTGCTACCTATGGGCGGCACGCGCGAGAACGGCTCGCACAAGGGCTACGGCTTCCTGATGATTGTGGACATCCTGTGCGCGTTTATGTCCGGTTCCGTTCCCGCTGTGTTCGACGAGGAGTACTTCGAGAGCGGCTACAAGCACTACTTCGCCGCGTACAATATCGCCGCGTTCACCGATGTCGCCGAGTTCAAGGACAACATGGACCAGATGCTTCGCACGCTGCGCGAGACGCCGCCCGAGCCCGGCAGCGAGCGCGTGCTGTACCCGGGACTCGCCGAGTACGAAGAAGAGCAAGACCGCCGTGCAAACGGCACCATCCTGCACACCGAAGTAATCGGCTGGTTCGAGGAAATCTGTGACGAACTGGAGATACCGCACTTGCAGACGTACTAG